A genomic window from Salvia miltiorrhiza cultivar Shanhuang (shh) chromosome 5, IMPLAD_Smil_shh, whole genome shotgun sequence includes:
- the LOC130986113 gene encoding protein DNA-DAMAGE INDUCIBLE 1, translating to MKITVMTTDEQIVTLEVDRDESVENLKALLEVETQVPLQQQQLLHNGKEMRNSEKLSALSIADGDLVMMVPNATQSSGSRAGAPSSEAVGFNPDGSAVNPSAFQQQLRSDSNLMAQLFQRDPELAQAILGNDLNRLQDILRARHRQKSELRRQQEEEMALLYADPFDVEAQKKIEASIRQKGIDENWAAALEYNPEAFARVVMLYVDMEVNGVPLKAFVDSGAQSTIISKGCAERLGLLRLLDTRYKGIAHGVGQSEILGRIHVAPIKIGSIFYPCSFMVLDAPNMEFLFGLDMLRKHQCIIDLKENVLRVGGGEVSVPFLAEKDIPSQFLDEERYAKEASSSGAQATSATRENINTPSGPSGSIGNNASQGAEFEAKVAKLVELGFGREQVIQALKLFDGNEEQAAGFLFG from the exons ATGAAGATCACTGTCATGACCACCGACGAGCAAATCGTCACGCTAGAAGTCGATCGCGACGAATCG GTTGAGAACTTGAAAGCTCTGCTTGAAGTTGAG ACTCAGGTGCCGCTGCAGCAACAACAATTGCTACATAATGGAAAGGAAATGAGGAATTCTGAGAAATTGAGTGCTCTCTCTATTGCTGATGGAGATTTGGTTATGATGGTTCCGAACGCCACGCAGTCTTCTGGTTCAAG AGCTGGGGCACCTTCAAGCGAAGCTGTGGGCTTCAATCCCGATGGATCCGCTGTAAATCCCTCAGCTTTCCAACAGCAATTGCGCAGTGATTCAAATTTGATGGCACAACTGTTTCAG AGGGATCCGGAGTTAGCACAAGCTATACTTGGAAATGATCTCAACAGGTTACAAGATATTTTGCGTGCACGTCATCGCCAGAAATCTGAATTAAGGCGTCAACAAGAAGAGGAGATG GCGTTACTTTATGCAGATCCATTTGATGTGGAGGCACAAAAGAAAATAGAAGCCTCTATTCGCCAG AAAGGCATTGATGAGAACTGGGCTGCAGCCTTGGAATACAATCCTGAGGCATTTGCAAGAGTG GTAATGTTGTATGTTGACATGGAAGTTAATGGTGTTCCATTGAAG GCTTTTGTTGACAGTGGAGCTCAGTCAACAATTATATCTAAAGGCTGTGCTGAACGTTTGGG ATTGTTGAGGCTTTTAGATACTCGCTACAAGGGTATTGCCCATGGAGTTGGGCAGTCTGAGATTTTGGGTCGGATACATGTTGCTCCTATCAAG ATTGGAAGCATATTCTACCCTTGTTCCTTTATGGTGTTGGATGCACCCAACATGGAATTTCTCTTTGGCCTGGATATGCTTCGCAAGCACCAA TGCATTATTGATCTAAAGGAGAATGTATTGAGAGTCGGTGGAGGAGAGGTTTCTGTACCTTTCCTAGCAG AGAAGGACATTCCATCACAGTTTCTCGATGAAGAGAGGTATGCGAAGGAAGCTTCTAGCTCAGGAGCACAA GCAACATCAGCAACTAGAGAGAACATCAATACACCAAGTGGACCTTCTG GAAGTATCGGCAACAATGCTTCCCAA GGAGCTGAGTTTGAAGCTAAAGTTGCGAAGCTAGTCGAACTCGGGTTTGGAAGAGAACAGGTAATCCAGGCTCTGAAGCTTTTCGATGGCAACGAAGAGCAAGCTGCTGGATTTCTTTTTGGGTGA
- the LOC130986114 gene encoding BTB/POZ domain-containing protein At1g55760 yields the protein MIGAAAYQVETTSRLAQWRIDDLASTYRKSDPFKIGYWNWHLSVEKSRTLIIRLYPEVSSLTKETPPIASFMIKLICLAAGDRKCFIHPEIIDKQLKSSEDFVWTIEVPLTGKFIIDIEFLDIKTAPPDGGEACSIWSRGLACRQSNHKALALLGRMLSEGIQTDIMINASDGSISAHRAILASRSPVIRSMFLHKLNGKETAVINISEMSIEACRALLNYMYGNINKEEFLPHRLSLLHAAHKYEISDLKEACHESLLEDIDTTNVLERLQNATLYHLPKLKTSCLLYLVKFGKIFDIRDDFRDFLQCADRELVAEIFDQVLGAWKGF from the exons ATGATCGGCGCCGCTGCTTATCAGGTCGAGACGACATCGCGTCTCGCTCAATGGCGGATCGACGATTTGGCCTCCACCTACAGGAAATCCGATCCTTTCAAGATCGGCTACTGGAATTG GCATTTATCTGTGGAGAAGAGTCGGACGCTGATCATTAGATTGTATCCGGAGGTATCAAGTTTAACTAAAGAAACTCCTCCAATAGCATCTTTTATGATCAAACTCATCTGCCTCGCAGCAGGGGATCGTAAGTGTTTTATTCATCCAG AAATTATTGATAAGCAGCTCAAAAGCAGTGAGGATTTTGTATGGACAATCGAGGTTCCTTTGACCGGAAAGTTCATCATCGACATTGAGTTTCTTGATATCAAAACTGCACCTCCAGAT GGGGGAGAGGCTTGCTCGATTTGGAGTAGAGGGCTCGCTTGTAGACAGTCTAATCATAAGGCTCTTGCATTACTTGGTCGAATGCTGTCTGAAGGCATCCAAACTGATATAATGATCAATGCATCTGATGGTAGCATCTCAGCGCATCGGGCCATTCTTGCTTCCAGGTCTCCTGTTATCCGCAGCATGTTCTTGCACAAACTCAACGGGAAGGAAACAGCTGTCATAAACATTTCGGAGATGTCAATTGAAGCCTGTAGAGCTTTACTGAACTACATGTATGGAAATATAAACAAGGAAGAATTCTTGCCCCACAGGCTGTCCCTTCTTCACGCAGCTCATAAGTACGAGATTTCAGACCTCAAAGAAGCTTGCCACGAGAGCCTGCTGGAGGATATTGACACCACAAATGTGCTGGAGAGGCTCCAGAATGCCACTCTGTATCATCTGCCAAAACTCAAGACCAGCTGCTTGCTGTATCTTGTGAAGTTCGGCAAGATCTTTGATATCCGAGATGATTTCAGAGACTTTCTACAATGTGCAGATAGAGAGCTCGTAGCTGAGATATTCGACCAAGTTCTTGGCGCCTGGAAGGGGTTTTGA